Proteins encoded within one genomic window of Episyrphus balteatus chromosome 1, idEpiBalt1.1, whole genome shotgun sequence:
- the LOC129907754 gene encoding uncharacterized protein LOC129907754 has translation MAPIPPPRRSAISELEADEREVDEMATPELEAFHPKKERDTRNYVCYNCKAPVLVRMWIGKLHLSKLSSVRGKREEEQFKAPGELLSGEEPGVPLEPPPTSLSSSSVSVPVPTNTPSFTPVPAPLPCPKETDPNAHVLTEQQSKRLQDAISLFPSSVVQGLGKTTRHYPISPAVQKLLYEELERMLKLGAIEQSNSAWSSPVVLVRKPGKNRLCLDYKKVNAKTKKDAYPLFHIEGLLSRLPDTHFISSVDLKDAFWQIPLEKSSREKTAFTVPGMPLLQFTVMPFGLCNAPQRMVRLMDKVVPHQLREKIFPYLDDLLVVSSTV, from the exons ATGGCACCAATTCCACCTCCACGAAGAAGTGCAATCTCTGAGCTCGAAGCCGATGAAAGAGAAGTGGACGAAATGGCTACACCCGAGCTCGAGGCATTTCACCCTAAAAAGGAAAGGGACACTCGGAACTATGTTTGCTACAATTGCAAGGCTCCTGTTCTGGTACGGATGTGGATTGGAAAACTACACCTCTCCAAATTGTCCTCGGTGCGCGGGAAACGAGAGGAAGAGCAGTTTAAAGCCCCGGGGGAATTGCTCTCAGGAGAAGAGCCCGGAGTCCCATTAGAACCCCCACCCACTTCTCTTTCTAGCAGCTCAGTGTCCGTCCCCGTCCCTACCAACACTCCTTCATTTACACCTGTTCCAGCACCCC TTCCGTGCCCGAAAGAGACAGACCCGAATGCTCATGTACTCACTGAACAACAGTCCAAGCGCTTACAAGATGCCATAAGTCTGTTCCCATCCTCTGTTGTCCAAGGCTTAGGAAAAACAACACGGCATTACCCGATTTCCCCAGCGGTACAGAAACTTCTTTATGAGGAATTGGAACGTATGCTTAAGCTTGGTGCTATCGAGCAAAGTAACAGTGCGTGGAGCTCTCCTGTAGTCCTAGTGCGTAAGCCTGGCAAAAATCGCTTATGTCTAGACTACAAGAAAGTCAACGCCAAAACTAAGAAAGATGCGTATCCACTTTTTCATATTGAAGGATTGCTATCGCGTCTTCCAGATACACATTTCATTTCGAGTGTGGATCTAAAAGATGCTTTTTGGCAGATCCCGTTGGAGAAATCATCTCGGGAAAAGACGGCGTTTACTGTGCCCGGCATGCCCCTGTTGCAGTTTACGGTTATGCCATTTGGCCTCTGTAATGCCCCACAACGCATGGTCAGATTAATGGACAAAGTGGTGCCCCATCAACTGCGAGAAAAAATCTTTCCGTACTTGGATGACCTGTTAGTGGTATCTAGCACTGTTTAA